A DNA window from Mastacembelus armatus chromosome 11, fMasArm1.2, whole genome shotgun sequence contains the following coding sequences:
- the anp32e gene encoding acidic leucine-rich nuclear phosphoprotein 32 family member E isoform X2, which produces MDMKKRVTLELRNRSPAEIVELVVDNSRSADGEVEGLTDEFTELQFLSMVNVALTSLAKLPSLPKLRKLELSNNNLSGSLETLCEKCPNLTYLNLSGNKIKELSKVEPLQNLKSLQSLDLFNCEITTLEDYRESVFELLPQITYLDGFDQEDNEAPDSEAEEEDEDGAGLAGDYDDEEDEEEDEDGSEGGEVLSQSGCL; this is translated from the exons ATCGTGGAGCTGGTGGTCGATAATAGTCGCTCTGCAGATGGCGAGGTTGAAGGTCTGACGGATGAGTTTACAGAGCTCCAGTTCCTCAGTATGGTCAACGTTGCTCTCACCTCGCTGGCCAAACTGCCTTCACTGCCCAAGCTGCGCAAG TTGGAGCTGAGCAACAACAACCTGTCTGGTTCTTTGGAGACTCTGTGTGAGAAATGTCCCAACCTGACCTACCTCAACCTGAGTGGGAACAAGATCAAAGAGTTGAGCAAAGTGGAGCCACTG CAAAACCTAAAGAGCCTGCAAAGTCTAGACCTGTTCAACTGTGAGATCACGACTCTGGAGGACTACAGGGAGAGTGTGTTCGAGTTGCTGCCTCAGATCACCTACTTGGATGGCTTCGACCAGGAGGACAACGAGGCCCCTGACTCAGAGGCCGAGGAAGAAG ACGAGGATGGGGCAGGGCTTGCCGGTGACTATGATGACGAGGAAGAcgaagaggaggatgaggacggctcagagggaggagag GTTCTGAGCCAAAGTGGCTGCCTCTGA